One region of Populus trichocarpa isolate Nisqually-1 chromosome 4, P.trichocarpa_v4.1, whole genome shotgun sequence genomic DNA includes:
- the LOC7468365 gene encoding uncharacterized protein LOC7468365 isoform X3, with translation MASTLEQSPYTISQRGDETEFNLREWAFKAQTSRENTRLRRFSGSYIRSFREDARSFRSNITISSTASSPGYSLREEIDPSTYSFTTALKALQERSGYYNKWECLLPGGFALNPKWNEAEKYICNPLSGEVPMECLSAKTLSGRSLWNLTNRITMSAPLVYSNHSRQIHTKTTTIATHDEIVNHFPIKENTMEGLLSTRDVGTQSTPPDFSSSSSSPSPVSTPSITERKRCEIQGGDSPNCNSKLKAEEQIKNHNGKRKGYHIDDDTMVHNMMNAWEDAGPGERKKRERRNDEKRE, from the exons ATGGCTTCCACATTAGAGCAATCTCCCTACACTATTTCTCAACGAGGAGACGAAACTGAGTTCAATTTAAGAGAGTGGGCATTCAAGGCTCAAACCAGCCGTGAAAACACGAGATTAAGAAGGTTTTCAGGATCATATATCAGAAGTTTTAGAGAAGATGCGAGGTCTTTTAGATCAAACATTACCATTTCCAGCACTGCCTCATCTCCTGGCTACTCCTTAAGAG aAGAGATTGACCCTTCAACATACTCATTCACCACTGCTCTTAAAG cATTGCAGGAAAGGTCAGGGTATTATAACAAATGGGAATGCTTGTTACCAGGTGGATTTGCTTTAAATCCCAAATGGAACGAAGCAGAGAAGTATATATGTAATCCACTTTCAGGAGAGGTTCCAATGGAGTGTTTATCAGCTAAAACACTAAGTGGAAGATCGTTATGGAACTTAACAAACAGAATTACAATGTCTGCACCTCTTGTTTACTCTAATCATTCGCGGCAAATCCATACAAAGACTACTACTATTGCTACACATGATGAAATTGTTAATCATTTTCCAATTAAAG AAAATACAATGGAGGGCTTGTTGAGTACTAGAGATGTTGGGACTCAAAGCACTCCTCCTGACTTTAGTTCTTCATCAAGCAGTCCTAGTCCAGTTTCAACGCCTTCGATtacagagagaaagagatgtGAAATACAAGGTGGAGATTCGCCTAATTGTAATTCAAAGTTGAAAGCTGAAGAACAG ataaaaaatcataatggaAAAAGGAAAGGCTACCATATAGATGATGACACAATGGTGCATAATATGATGAATGCTTGGGAAGATGCAGGTCCAggtgagaggaagaagagggAAAGAAGAAACGACGAAAAGAGAGAGTAA
- the LOC7468365 gene encoding uncharacterized protein LOC7468365 isoform X1, with amino-acid sequence MASTLEQSPYTISQRGDETEFNLREWAFKAQTSRENTRLRRFSGSYIRSFREDARSFRSNITISSTASSPGYSLREEIDPSTYSFTTALKALQERSGYYNKWECLLPGGFALNPKWNEAEKYICNPLSGEVPMECLSAKTLSGRSLWNLTNRITMSAPLVYSNHSRQIHTKTTTIATHDEIVNHFPIKENTMEGLLSTRDVGTQSTPPDFSSSSSSPSPVSTPSITERKRCEIQGGDSPNCNSKLKAEEQMQVQVRGRRGKEETTKRESNKEEKQEKNDEQVWRCSISKQGGCLSWMRKRHREKSKPRKKNIFFLNLKGAKKES; translated from the exons ATGGCTTCCACATTAGAGCAATCTCCCTACACTATTTCTCAACGAGGAGACGAAACTGAGTTCAATTTAAGAGAGTGGGCATTCAAGGCTCAAACCAGCCGTGAAAACACGAGATTAAGAAGGTTTTCAGGATCATATATCAGAAGTTTTAGAGAAGATGCGAGGTCTTTTAGATCAAACATTACCATTTCCAGCACTGCCTCATCTCCTGGCTACTCCTTAAGAG aAGAGATTGACCCTTCAACATACTCATTCACCACTGCTCTTAAAG cATTGCAGGAAAGGTCAGGGTATTATAACAAATGGGAATGCTTGTTACCAGGTGGATTTGCTTTAAATCCCAAATGGAACGAAGCAGAGAAGTATATATGTAATCCACTTTCAGGAGAGGTTCCAATGGAGTGTTTATCAGCTAAAACACTAAGTGGAAGATCGTTATGGAACTTAACAAACAGAATTACAATGTCTGCACCTCTTGTTTACTCTAATCATTCGCGGCAAATCCATACAAAGACTACTACTATTGCTACACATGATGAAATTGTTAATCATTTTCCAATTAAAG AAAATACAATGGAGGGCTTGTTGAGTACTAGAGATGTTGGGACTCAAAGCACTCCTCCTGACTTTAGTTCTTCATCAAGCAGTCCTAGTCCAGTTTCAACGCCTTCGATtacagagagaaagagatgtGAAATACAAGGTGGAGATTCGCCTAATTGTAATTCAAAGTTGAAAGCTGAAGAACAG ATGCAGGTCCAggtgagaggaagaagagggAAAGAAGAAACGACGAAAAGAGAGAGTAATAAAGAggaaaagcaggaaaaaaacGATGAGCAAGTGTGGAGGTGCAGCATCAGCAAGCAAGGTGGATGCTTGTCATGGATGAGAAAAAGGCACAGGGAGAAGAGCAAACCaagaaagaagaatattttctttttaaacttgAAGGGCGCTAAAAAGGAGAGCTAG
- the LOC7494542 gene encoding uncharacterized protein LOC7494542, which translates to MTAIISSPAATATTRTAIFNYDVQFGRFCNNKNNNKGCSFLSVHSFSPPKLSPKQPHRVKLVFLTKAADSSQASPSSTATASKTIITDDEFSLAKVSFGVIGLGFGISLLSYGFGAYFNILPGSEWSAIMLTYGFPLAIIGMALKYAELKPVPCLTYSDAEMLREKCATPILKQVRNDVIRYRYGDEQHLDEALKRIFQYGLGGGIPRRNAPILQMIREEVTEDGKYCLVLVFESKALQLSDFEKRQGKFTSFFGPDITAEIGKGENNLYEVRLVSNLNANASPS; encoded by the exons ATGACAGCAATAATATCATCACCAGctgcaacagcaacaacaagaaCAGCCATTTTCAACTATGATGTCCAATTTGGAAGGTTTTGTAAtaacaagaacaacaacaaaGGTTGCAGCTTTCTCTCTGTACATTCTTTTTCACCACCAAAATTGAGTCCTAAACAACCCCACAGGGTTAAGCTTGTGTTTTTAACCAAAGCTGCTGATTCAAGCCAGGCCTCTCCCTCTTCTACTGCTACTGCTTCCAAAACTATTATCACTGATGATGAGTTCTCTCTTGCTAAG GTCTCATTTGGTGTTATTGGACTGGGTTTTGGGATTTCGCTCCTGTC GTATGGTTTTGGGGCTTACTTTAACATCCTTCCAGGATCTGAATGGTCGGCGATAATGCTAACATATGGCTTCCCTCTTGCAATAATTGGTATGGCTCTCAAG TATGCAGAACTGAAGCCAGTGCCATGCTTGACTTATTCCGATGCTGAGATGTTAAGAGAAAAATGTGCCACTCCAATCCTTAAACAG GTCAGGAACGATGTTATAAGATATCGGTATGGAGACGAGCAGCATTTGGACGAGGCATTGAAACGAATTTTCCAGTATGGTCTG GGTGGAGGAATTCCGAGGCGGAATGCACCTATTCTGCAGATGATCCGTGAAGAA GTCACAGAGGATGGTAAATACTGTCTAGTCCTGGTCTTCGAGTCAAAGGCTTTGCAGCTGTCAGACTTTGAAAAAAGACAG GGAAAATTCACTTCATTCTTTGGACCAGATATCACAGCTGAAATTG GGAAAGGAGAAAACAATCTATACGAAGTTCGACTTGTTTCCAACTTAAACGCCAACGCATCACCTTCATGA
- the LOC7468365 gene encoding uncharacterized protein LOC7468365 isoform X2: MASTLEQSPYTISQRGDETEFNLREWAFKAQTSRENTRLRRFSGSYIRSFREDARSFRSNITISSTASSPGYSLREEIDPSTYSFTTALKALQERSGYYNKWECLLPGGFALNPKWNEAEKYICNPLSGEVPMECLSAKTLSGRSLWNLTNRITMSAPLVYSNHSRQIHTKTTTIATHDEIVNHFPIKENTMEGLLSTRDVGTQSTPPDFSSSSSSPSPVSTPSITERKRCEIQGGDSPNCNSKLKAEEQVQVRGRRGKEETTKRESNKEEKQEKNDEQVWRCSISKQGGCLSWMRKRHREKSKPRKKNIFFLNLKGAKKES, translated from the exons ATGGCTTCCACATTAGAGCAATCTCCCTACACTATTTCTCAACGAGGAGACGAAACTGAGTTCAATTTAAGAGAGTGGGCATTCAAGGCTCAAACCAGCCGTGAAAACACGAGATTAAGAAGGTTTTCAGGATCATATATCAGAAGTTTTAGAGAAGATGCGAGGTCTTTTAGATCAAACATTACCATTTCCAGCACTGCCTCATCTCCTGGCTACTCCTTAAGAG aAGAGATTGACCCTTCAACATACTCATTCACCACTGCTCTTAAAG cATTGCAGGAAAGGTCAGGGTATTATAACAAATGGGAATGCTTGTTACCAGGTGGATTTGCTTTAAATCCCAAATGGAACGAAGCAGAGAAGTATATATGTAATCCACTTTCAGGAGAGGTTCCAATGGAGTGTTTATCAGCTAAAACACTAAGTGGAAGATCGTTATGGAACTTAACAAACAGAATTACAATGTCTGCACCTCTTGTTTACTCTAATCATTCGCGGCAAATCCATACAAAGACTACTACTATTGCTACACATGATGAAATTGTTAATCATTTTCCAATTAAAG AAAATACAATGGAGGGCTTGTTGAGTACTAGAGATGTTGGGACTCAAAGCACTCCTCCTGACTTTAGTTCTTCATCAAGCAGTCCTAGTCCAGTTTCAACGCCTTCGATtacagagagaaagagatgtGAAATACAAGGTGGAGATTCGCCTAATTGTAATTCAAAGTTGAAAGCTGAAGAACAG GTCCAggtgagaggaagaagagggAAAGAAGAAACGACGAAAAGAGAGAGTAATAAAGAggaaaagcaggaaaaaaacGATGAGCAAGTGTGGAGGTGCAGCATCAGCAAGCAAGGTGGATGCTTGTCATGGATGAGAAAAAGGCACAGGGAGAAGAGCAAACCaagaaagaagaatattttctttttaaacttgAAGGGCGCTAAAAAGGAGAGCTAG